ATGCCAAATATTATCTTATTAGAATTAAGTGCATATCAAGCTTGCATGATTATCTACAAATATGTACATATAAATCATGTTGAAAATATTGctataaaattattacaattatcATAGCTAATATGACTATATGTTCCATCGTCATTCTATTAAGTCTCCTAGACTTAAAACATTAGATGATCATATTCACAATATGGTCATGAGTTTAAGTCTCAATAAATTCTTGTCTTTGTCAActcaccaaaatttttttaaattgctttgaaaattatatacGGTGCAAGCACCTAACAAAGCTCGGTTTAAAATAAGCATATAGTCAAAtagcttcaatttttatatatcataGAATACTTCTCTATGATTCATATGGAATGCACTTCGTCAACTGACATCCATAATTGTATAGCAAGTAATTGCATATTTGTACATTGTCATTCTTAACAGCTAGTATTAATGAAGTGACTTAAGcatacaattaaaaaagaaggaagaggaAATTGCTATTACAATCAGCAATGACCATAATCAtcaaagcatgaaaaaaaaaagaaaagaaaaagggttccAATCATGGTAGACCACTCCTATAGTCGTCAACAAACGAGAATTGCCCTTTTCATGTTTGAACGCAGGCAACAACGTGGCCTAGTTTTTACACCTTCAAAAAAGTTGAAGCAAAAAAAATCTAGGCCTTAGACTTGAAGTATCATGTTGAGCTCAAAGAATCTTGAAAAGAGAAGAGCTCATGATCATCTTAAAAATATAAGAGCTTGTCAAGAAGATCCCAGCAATAAAAAGATCAAGGTATGTGACAAAATGATATCGTCATTTAAGGTAACACATTTATCTGTCTCTTTTATATTCGCCTATAAAAATTTACACCTAGTAAGGTTTCATGCAAAAATGTATGCATTACTAGACAGATCACAAAAGAGGTAAAACTCTAGTATTACaaggaaataagaaaaaggtCCGCCTAGGCTATTGGtaacttattatttatatatgaattgTTCTAAAATTCTTGTTTAACCAAGCCTTGGCAAGTGCATGTGCTACTTAATGCAGATATCAACATGGCCTCAAGAAGGTCCAAAATGACATAGCAATAAGGAATCTTTCTAGcaacaagtgacaagattccttaaatggatgtaagtcaccaaaaaatggttaagtgacaagattccttaaatggatgtaagtcaccaaaaaaatggctaagtgataagattccgccaagacggatgtaaatcactgacgaggcctaagtgacaagattccttaaatggatgtaagtcaccaaaaaaaaaaaaaaggctaagtgataagattccgccaagacggatgtaaatcactgaggaagcctaagtgacaagattccttaaatggatgtaagtcaccaaaaaaatggctaagtgataagattccgccaagacggatgtaaatcactgacgaggtctaagtgacaagatttcttaaatggatgtaagtcaccaaaaaaaaaaaaaaaaggctaagtgataagattccgccaagacggatgtaaatcactgaggaagcctaagtgacaagattccttaaatggatgtaagtcaccaaaaaatggctaagtgataagattccgccaagacggatgtaaatcactgacgaagcctaagtgacaagattccttaaatggatgtaagtaaaaaaaaaaaaaagctaagtgataagattctaCAAagatggatgtaaatcactgataAAACCTAAATGACAAAGCTCCGTAACTAAATGTAAGTCACCCAAAAGTGGCTAAGTGACTAAGTACCCTTAGACAAGTGTAAGCAGACAAGGATTCTCACACAAACAAAAGTCGCACGCAAATCAAGAATATCAAACGTGACAGccagaaaatgaataaaaaatggtCGTCTAAAGAAATCACCTCGCTCTTTAGCAGTGATAAAAAATGGTCGTCCAAGGAAATTACCTTACTTTTCAAcaagtgataaaaaatgatcgTCCAAAGAAATCAACTCACTTTCAAGATCAAGCTATGTTTACTCGAACGTCCAAAACGACCTTCAAAAGGTAGATACTAAAAAGTCGTTACAAAAATACTACCATTCTAAATCTAAACAAGTCAAGAATTCCCAAAGCCTGACTAGCATAAAGCAAAATCAGACTTGGGAATGGGGGGCAATTGATGAGTCCATAAAAATTACTAAGGTCGTCTATCTTAATGGACAACCTTGCATCATTAGTAGGCCAAAAGATGTAACCACTCAAGCACATTCAACACATTAATAGCGACCGTTACTCATCGGTCTTAAACGCCCATCAATACGATAACGGTTACATATGGGTAATAATCACCTCCAATTATGTACAACAACTATCTAAATCATCTATAAAAGGGATAGTCCATCTCACTTGTGAAGGTACGTCACAAACTATTACAAAACATTATCTACATACGAAAGATATGGGTTGATACTAATTTGAGCATCGGAGGCTCCCCCACCAGGCACAACCTGGTGGTCTCTTCGATTAGTTCCTCCTTTATTTTGCAGGTCCTACAAGGTCGTCAAGAGCTCTAGATTGGACAAGTGACCCAACTGatgattttggcatcatcattCATGAACCCCATTTGGTTTCTGATTGACTTTGAGATTATGAACCTGTTCCTTGGCAAAACCATTTTCAACTGAACTCTCTGCAATAATTTCACAGATTAAGACAAATTAGTGTCCAAATTAAAGCTAGTATTCGACCAAAAACACATTAATTACATGTCTCAACTCAAGTTATAACCTAACAAATTATTCATCGCCTTTACACAAACTATCTTTAAATTCTCAGATCAGTAATTCATAcgatattatttctttcttacaCAAGACTTCCATATTGAACACTGAGATCTTAAATTTCCCCAAATGAATACTCTTAGAGAAAATGAGATTATGAAGTCCTATGGCAGCTATTCTAATCTAAAGAATAGGATTCCTTCTCATTCAAACCTCTAACATTCCAAGataaaatcttcaaattcaTTGGAAAATAATTAGAGCCCTTTCCTTACCATTACCAATGCGCCTTGAAGAAGCTGAATCATAATTGACAGAGCTAAATAAACCATTCAATTCCCTTATTCCTTTCCTCCCTGAGCTCTTCAcggctttttcagttttttcctGAATAGCCCTCTGCTATAACTCAGCTTCAACAGCCAACGAGAATTTGGTTGTTGTTGACATAGAATAAAAAAAGCATTATTGATATAGAAAGAGAGAATTGCATACGAAATTAAGTCATAAGGAATTACTAGTTGAGACAAAGTCATAAAGAAACATATACTTACTATCCTTATCCTCAGAGATGGAGCCACCTTGAAAAGGAGTACCTGCCTCTTCAGAAACTTTCTCTGAATCAACATTGTATTTAAAAGAGTCAGCCAAAAACTATTTAGCCTTGACTTGTTCAGTGAACAACAAAAATCCAAGAATCTGATAGGAGaggattacaaaaaaaaaaaaaaaaaaacatccgaATATTCCTGCTAAGACAAAAATCTTAACAGGGGAGAGAGAATAATGCCCAATGATTCTTGGCATTGCTGTCATAAAGTCATTATACACACCCATAAATTGTTCTCAACTTTGATTCCACCATTGTAAAGTAAAGCATACGAGAGAGACATGCAGACAGAAGGGGGCCAAGGATGAGGATTAACACTATGGGACAAGCATAAAGCAGAATAAAGAGTTTAAATGCTATTAACAAGTTACCATTCTCATGCACCGAAGTGGATTCCTTCAATGGAGATGCTCTCTCAACACTAGCTCTCATAGGCCACTGCTCTATGGGACGAATGACCAGTGATCTTGGATTTTCCCTAGGAATGAAAAGAGCATCTGCCTTTGGTGTGCTGCTGGGTGTTTCTTCATCATCGCTAAAGAATGGAACCTATATACAAAAAGTACCAATTAACATAACACACTACATAGCTACGTTATAATCGttttaaaacaaagattaaatTTAACAGAAGCATCATTCTCACCTTCGGCCCATCATTCTTAGTGTGATATTTCCTTGCAGGCAACCTAATCCGCCTTTGTGACAGGTGTCGAGAAGTTAATAAGGATGATATTCGAACAGGAGCAAGTTTATCAACAACCTGATAGAAAGCATTATCAATACCATGTTCATACTCATCTCAAAATTATAccaattcaaattcaataaatCAAAGTAAGGACAGTCATATTACCGTCAAGGAAGAAATTCCGTATTGAATTGAAGGGGAAAATGTCAATTTTGTGTGTCCATagagttattaaaaacaaaCCATATATGTTAATCCAAGAGATGGACATAGTAAAACAGAGTAAAGACTCCCACACAAGAAGTGACAAACCAGATGTAGCAATTCAGGCAATGTGGAGTAGGTAACAACCCAAACAAACCACTTCTTTTATAAATagggaaaaattaacaaataccctaagagcattggtttaaaaaatatttttagaaacttttaatgggaaaagaaaaaagaagctgatttttttttacaactttttaaattttccataaaagtggaatcaaaactttcctaaaatagtccattaacaaatgccctaagggcaGCCATTAACCAaacccaaataaataattacCCAAACCAGTCATATCAGTATTTAGGTGACATATGagacttcaaattttttattctttttaaagcaTCTTCACCAAATACAGTTTTCTTCATCCTAAAATCTCTGCCACTTTAAAATTCATGTAAGCTGAATTTGGGTTGTATCAATCAAACACTTCTCTCTAATCTGAATGGAAACACAAGTGTTATTGGGTGTGGATGCGTGTGTGACACAAATCCATGTGCTTTGTATGCATGGATTTTCAATGATAGTAAATGCATAAAGCAGTAACTACAGAAGTGGCATACAGTTGTCCAATGTTACTTTGACCCAAAGTGCCTGATGATCCAGCAAAGATACTTCCACCAGCTACAAAGGCAGAAAAGCAATTAAGTTAGCATACCATCAAATAAAAACCTCAAGGtctattatttagaaaaaattaacgTAGAAAAACAGTACAAACTGAAGTTACCTGGTTGTGTCTGACCATAATTACTAAGGTTAAAAGTGCTAGCTGTCTGAGCAGGTTAAGCCGGTTGAAAAGGCATTGAAAAAGAGGGCTATAGGTGAAGAcacagttaaaaaaatatattgctcAAGAATCAATATTACCTAAAGCATCAAAATTCAACACTGATGACAGGAGCACAAAATTACATGTTCACAGAGACAGGAGGCTGTATAAATAAGAACTTAGACTagcaaattcataaaataattgcATGTGCAACATATTGAGAAGTCAGATACAAATTACATGTTCTTCCTTGGTTTATTGATTCCATATTGCAGAAATAACAGCTGTGAGAAGCCAGTATTGCTGCCATTGAAGATTCAGATTCCTGCAGAATACATTGAATTGTGAAGCAGTAAGCTGAACAGTGAAATTGAGAAGTGAAAGAATGCAAATTAGATATATAACCAAGCAAACCATAAAATTCCAAACTCAGAAATAATAAGAACTTAATAACTAATATTAAAGTTGAAACCTTCAAGACCCAAAAAACAACCTTAACTATGACAGCAATCACAGAATCTTTAACTTGAAACCAGACAGGTCCTCAGTACAATTGAATCATTTCTAAAGTTTCTGCCAAGGGGGTTGGGATTCATTGAACTAAATTATCACTATTAATTGTGGAAATGCATTCATTTCAATTCTAATGATTGATGTCATTGCTGGGAAAAGTGTATAGCAAGtcttttagttaaaaaattatttgactgCACATACAGCTATAAGTAATAAGTATTAGAAGCAATATACAATCATATAAGGCAAAGTCAAACTCGAGTATCTGATTATTTGAAATAGAAGATTCAAGCAGAAAATAATATGTACAATATTCAACGTTGGATTCTAAGACCTTTGACTGGTCTCACCCTTTGGTTCCACCAATGCGATTGACCATCGAAAATCATCCCCGTTTTCTTCTCCTCCCTGGTTCCTTGACTGGTCTCACCTTGCCTGAAAAGAACACAAGCAAATACTCATATtcaaatcatttaaccataaagAGATGCATATGTAATCAGTATAAGAGGGGGAGTACCATGTCCAGTCCCACAGTCAGAAGGATGTGTCCATGTCCGTTACGGCCTTCGCGGCCGATCCTCTCTGTGTGAAGCCTCAGGTGGGGGGGGTGGGTATCTCTGTCTGGATGGCACCAGGGGTGGGTAGCCCAGGGGTGGGCATGAATTTCATCTCATCTCTACCACATACATCTGCGGGGATAGTGCCAGTAGTCGGTGGGGGAGAGGATATGGGTGGGCAGGTATCATCGCGAACCATGTATGGGGACCGACATGTCGGGGCAAACGTATGGGATGGACCCACATCATCATGTGCCATGGAGCCCATGTTATAACCAGTGTCCAAACACATCTCATCTGATGTCTGACTTGCCTCCTCCATCGTGTGGTCATGCACGGGTGTGTGATGCCCACCCGATGTGTGACGGCTCGCAGTTGTGGGACGCCGACTAGATGCATGGCGCTGACTAGATTGACGACCTCTATGCCCTCAACATCCACCTACTTGCCAACCACGCCCTACAGCCGGTTCACTTGCGTTGCCCACAGTGCGTGCATCGTCCAAGGTCAATCGAATGATCTCTTCAACAGATTGCAAGGCATTCATACAGTCGGTGTAGATCTCAGACCTTGATTCGAACTTCACCATAATCCTCAACTATGATTCAACCTGTCACAAGTATACAAGAGTAGTGTTAGGATTTGGAACTAAAGTATGCGAAGCGAGGTACATTTATAATAGAACAATCTTTGTAAACTTACCAAAGTGTCCCAGTATGAGGTCTCTTTTATAATATGCCGAACAGTGATGGGACGATACCACGCCATATACTCGTCATTGTAGCTCATTACCCCATGAAAGGGCGGTGCTTCAGCAATTGTGGCATGCGCAGCCCATCTAGCAATATGAGTGGCATGTTCTTGAACCCAATTTTTTTCATGCTTGCCTTGGAGTGTTATCTTGTGAAGTTCAATGGAAGTATCGACATTGTCCGATACGCCTTACTTCATCCCAAACTGTCGAAGAACACGT
The sequence above is drawn from the Castanea sativa cultivar Marrone di Chiusa Pesio chromosome 5, ASM4071231v1 genome and encodes:
- the LOC142635566 gene encoding nuclear pore complex protein NUP98A-like, with product MTVVDKLAPVRISSLLTSRHLSQRRIRLPARKYHTKNDGPKVPFFSDDEETPSSTPKADALFIPRENPRSLVIRPIEQWPMRASVERASPLKESTSVHENEKVSEEAGTPFQGGSISEDKDKSSVENGFAKEQVHNLKVNQKPNGVHE